From Phycodurus eques isolate BA_2022a chromosome 20, UOR_Pequ_1.1, whole genome shotgun sequence, a single genomic window includes:
- the LOC133395434 gene encoding ictacalcin-like yields MGEVQTAIFLLIDAFKQYAGTDGDKNSMSKAEVKEMFKKEFGLELGKAKDQVGIDRIFKDLDANSDNKVDFQEFVCLVASLAMFMRDPALSK; encoded by the exons ATGGGTGAAGTTCAGACTGCCATATTTTTACTCATCGACGCCTTCAAACAGTACGCCGGCACGGACGGCGACAAGAACTCTATGAGTAAAGCAGAGGTGAAGGAGATGTTCAAAAAGGAATTCGGGTTGGAGTTGGGG AAAGCCAAGGACCAGGTGGGCATCGACCGCATCTTCAAAGATCTGGACGCCAACAGTGACAACAAGGTGGATTTCCAGGAGTTTGTCTGCCTGGTGGCTTCCCTCGCTATGTTCATGCGTGATCCTGCGCTCTCAAAATAG